Proteins found in one Zea mays cultivar B73 chromosome 1, Zm-B73-REFERENCE-NAM-5.0, whole genome shotgun sequence genomic segment:
- the LOC100193159 gene encoding uncharacterized protein LOC100193159, with protein MEHTTTQHTAAAGEQESPPTALALRSLADYTVGAIPTLFYVPDFISHSEQSQLLHHIYQAPAPKWKTLKNRRLQNWGGVVHEKGLLPQALPSWLTRITDRICQWTGLFPSAINHVLINEYHPNQGIMPHQDGPAYYPVVAIISLASPVVINFTPHQKLKEQQDTDPQDLLAHELPSPAETENNGSGSQERGATNESDPSSSSLMLMPCSLLIFKDQAYTDYLHGIQDSELHNLDKVENVSQCQELKHLHSDSILGGMSMEEHDTFRRSATRVSLTCRLVLKVHKKLFKI; from the exons ATGGAGCACACGACGACCCAACACACGGCAGCCGCCGGGGAGCAGGAGAGCCCCCCCACGGCGTTGGCCTTGAGAAGCCTCGCCGACTACACCGTCGGGGCCATCCCCACCCTATTCTATGTCCCCGACTTCATCTCCCACTCCGAGCAATCACAGCTCCTCCACCAT ATTTACCAGGCACCGGCGCCCAAGTGGAAAACCCTCAAGAACCGGAGGCTACAAAACTGGG GAGGAGTGGTGCATGAGAAGGGGCTCCTGCCGCAGGCCT TGCCTTCATGGCTAACAAGGATAACCGACAGAATCTGCCAGTGGACTGGTTTATTTCCTTCTGCAATCAATCACGTGCTGATAAATGAGTATCATCCTAACCAAGGGATCATG CCACACCAAGATGGTCCTGCCTACTACCCTGTCGTTGCTATCATATCTCTTGCTTCACCTGTCGTGATTAATTTCACACCCCATCAAAAGCTTAAAGAGCAGCAGGACACTGATCCACAGGACTTACTGGCCCATGAGTTGCCTTCGCCAGCTGAGACAGAGAACAACGGCTCTGGATCACAAGAACGTGGAGCCACAAATGAATCTGATCCTTCATCTTCATCACTTATGCTGATGCCGTGCAGCCTGTTGATATTTAAGGATCAGGCTTATACAG ACTACTTGCATGGCATACAAGATAGTGAGCTACATAATCTGGACAAG GTGGAGAATGTGTCTCAGTGCCAAGAACTGAAGCATCTACATTCGGACTCTATCCTAGGGGGCATGAGCATGGAAGAGCATGACACGTTCCGCAGGTCCGCCACAAGAGTCTCGCTTACGTGTCGGTTGGTGCTGAAAGTCCACAAAAAGCTATTCAAAATCTAG